From one Paeniglutamicibacter psychrophenolicus genomic stretch:
- a CDS encoding PucR family transcriptional regulator → MLLNLNDVLATPLFIKAHPRIMAGAENAATNLVRWVHSSEVLEIAPLLRGEELLLSGGQNLLALRVEAQVQYIQSLAERKVAALVIDTVGLNRSLSPALIEAAETDGLPLIELRATVPFVELAETINRAIVSAQALALQRADEVSQRLAHRIATSGPGLPPLVALIAQNLNVNALLVDMGGNILASSRDIPDDRIKMKVVSDIFLSDLVAARLQLESRHPAERELLSTVAERLGSILALALSQHHRPTRSQIADAALTQAIIRDASANDIRELCGQVGLDAAVPVAVLVIRGVELGRVRSAVERILRRNSPDIKTYLDSEYLYGVIPLKGVSPRKERRRILLGLREEIETVAVQGIMGPWVPDATHGQWSLQQALLTERLALPMPNSGALRDCEDVALERLCERELGPRKIARYIQELLSDLLLHDSMRSGDLVATLDVWLSSGCNSTAAAAALFMERQTLHKRLNKIFDLLGGDPRGTSRLAAIHLATRLALANLGTRK, encoded by the coding sequence ATGTTGCTGAATCTCAACGACGTCCTGGCCACCCCTCTTTTCATCAAAGCGCATCCGCGGATCATGGCGGGGGCCGAAAACGCGGCGACCAATCTGGTGCGCTGGGTGCACTCGAGCGAGGTCCTCGAAATCGCACCCTTGTTGCGCGGTGAAGAGCTACTGCTCAGCGGCGGCCAGAACCTCCTGGCGCTTCGGGTCGAGGCCCAGGTCCAGTACATCCAGAGCCTGGCCGAGCGAAAGGTAGCCGCCCTGGTCATCGACACGGTGGGCCTGAACCGGTCACTGTCCCCCGCCCTGATCGAGGCGGCGGAAACAGACGGGTTGCCCTTGATCGAACTGCGCGCCACCGTGCCTTTCGTAGAACTGGCCGAGACCATCAACCGGGCCATCGTCTCCGCCCAGGCCCTGGCGCTGCAACGTGCCGACGAGGTCTCCCAGCGGCTGGCACACCGGATCGCCACTTCCGGCCCGGGCCTGCCCCCGCTGGTGGCGCTGATCGCCCAAAACCTGAACGTGAATGCATTGCTCGTCGACATGGGCGGCAACATCCTGGCCAGCAGCAGAGACATCCCCGACGACCGGATCAAGATGAAGGTCGTTTCCGACATCTTCCTCTCCGACCTTGTCGCGGCGCGGCTCCAACTGGAAAGCCGCCATCCGGCCGAACGGGAGCTGCTGTCCACGGTGGCGGAGCGGCTCGGAAGCATCCTGGCGCTCGCGCTGTCCCAGCACCATCGGCCCACCCGGTCACAGATCGCCGATGCGGCACTCACGCAGGCGATCATCCGCGATGCCAGCGCCAACGACATCAGGGAGCTTTGCGGGCAGGTCGGGCTCGACGCGGCAGTCCCGGTGGCCGTGCTGGTGATTCGCGGGGTCGAACTGGGTCGGGTCCGCAGCGCGGTGGAGAGGATCCTGCGGCGCAACAGCCCCGACATCAAGACCTATCTCGATTCCGAATACCTTTACGGAGTGATTCCACTGAAGGGGGTTTCGCCCCGGAAGGAGCGCCGGCGGATCCTGCTGGGGTTGCGCGAGGAGATAGAGACGGTGGCGGTCCAGGGCATCATGGGCCCATGGGTGCCCGATGCCACGCACGGACAGTGGTCCCTGCAACAGGCCCTCCTGACCGAACGCCTCGCGCTGCCCATGCCGAATTCCGGGGCGCTGCGCGACTGCGAAGACGTCGCCCTGGAGCGCCTCTGCGAGCGGGAACTCGGGCCGCGGAAGATCGCGCGCTACATTCAGGAGCTCCTCTCGGACTTGCTGCTGCACGACAGCATGCGCTCCGGCGATCTGGTTGCCACCCTGGATGTCTGGCTGTCGAGCGGATGCAATTCCACCGCTGCTGCGGCCGCATTGTTCATGGAACGCCAGACGTTGCACAAGCGGCTGAACAAGATCTTCGACCTGCTCGGCGGCGATCCGCGCGGAACCTCGCGCCTCGCGGCGATCCACTTGGCAACACGACTGGCCCTCGCAAACCTGGGCACGCGCAAATAG
- a CDS encoding sarcosine oxidase subunit beta family protein — MADILPEHPEFLWHNPDPKPSYDAVIVGGGGHGLATAYYLAKNHGMTNIAVLERGWLAGGNMARNTTIIRSNYLWDESAGMYEKSLKLWEQLPEELEYDFLFSQRGVMNLAHTLGDVRESMRRVGANQLNGVDAEWITPEQVKELCPIINIGDDIRYPVMGATYQPRAGIAKHDHVAWAFARKCDEMGVDIIQNCEVTGFIKDGNRVTGVKTNRGTINAGKVALCGAGHSSVLAEQAGFDLPIQSHPLQALVSELHEPVHPTVVMSNHVHVYVSQAHKGELVMGAGIDTYNGYGQRGAFHVIEEQMAAAVELFPIFGRAHVLRTWGGIVDTTMDASPIVSKTPIDQLYVNCGWGTGGFKGTPGAGFTFAHTIANDEPHELNAGFSIERFETGHLIDEHGAAAVAH, encoded by the coding sequence ATGGCTGACATCCTCCCCGAGCACCCGGAGTTCCTCTGGCACAACCCGGACCCCAAGCCCTCCTACGACGCCGTCATCGTCGGCGGCGGCGGGCACGGCCTGGCCACCGCCTACTACCTGGCCAAGAACCACGGCATGACCAACATCGCGGTCCTGGAGCGCGGCTGGCTTGCCGGCGGCAACATGGCCCGCAACACCACCATCATTCGCTCCAACTACCTCTGGGACGAATCCGCTGGCATGTACGAGAAGTCCCTGAAGCTCTGGGAGCAGCTCCCCGAGGAACTGGAATACGATTTCCTCTTCTCACAGCGCGGGGTCATGAACCTCGCCCACACCCTGGGCGACGTCCGCGAATCCATGCGCCGCGTCGGGGCCAACCAGCTCAACGGCGTCGACGCCGAATGGATCACCCCCGAGCAGGTCAAGGAACTGTGCCCGATCATCAACATCGGGGACGACATCCGCTACCCGGTCATGGGTGCGACCTACCAGCCGCGCGCCGGCATCGCCAAGCACGACCACGTCGCCTGGGCCTTCGCCCGCAAGTGCGACGAAATGGGTGTCGACATCATCCAGAACTGCGAAGTCACCGGCTTCATCAAGGACGGCAACCGGGTCACCGGTGTCAAGACCAACCGCGGGACCATCAACGCCGGCAAGGTCGCATTGTGCGGTGCCGGGCACTCCTCGGTGCTGGCCGAACAGGCCGGCTTCGATCTGCCGATCCAGTCGCACCCGCTGCAGGCACTGGTCTCCGAACTGCACGAACCGGTCCACCCGACCGTCGTGATGTCCAACCACGTCCACGTCTACGTCTCCCAGGCACACAAGGGTGAACTGGTCATGGGCGCGGGCATCGACACCTACAACGGCTACGGCCAGCGCGGCGCCTTCCACGTGATCGAGGAGCAGATGGCAGCTGCCGTGGAGCTCTTCCCGATCTTCGGACGCGCCCACGTGCTGCGCACCTGGGGCGGAATCGTGGACACCACCATGGACGCCTCGCCGATCGTTTCCAAGACCCCGATCGACCAGCTGTACGTGAACTGCGGCTGGGGCACCGGCGGGTTCAAGGGCACACCGGGCGCCGGTTTCACCTTCGCCCACACCATTGCCAACGACGAGCCGCACGAACTCAATGCGGGATTCAGCATTGAGCGCTTCGAGACCGGCCACCTCATCGACGAACACGGCGCCGCAGCCGTGGCCCACTAG
- a CDS encoding GntR family transcriptional regulator: MSAVSAGPGLLAEPISLAEQSYRDIRDRLIMLDIKPGEPINDGQLALELGVGRTPVREALKRLEIDHLVISYPRRGTFATIVDITELADVSELRRSLEPLAARKAALGASDADRDALRELARDIERLRDKNVDKRGLMQYDLSVHRLIYRVAGNPHLEETLIRLDNLATRIWCLVLDKVPSVAGHIEEHADLLDAIVAREADAAEALALAHITSFEQTIRAVL, translated from the coding sequence ATGAGCGCAGTCTCCGCAGGCCCGGGGTTGCTGGCCGAGCCCATTTCGCTGGCCGAACAGTCTTACCGGGACATCCGGGACCGGTTGATCATGCTGGATATCAAACCGGGGGAACCCATCAACGACGGGCAGCTCGCGTTGGAGCTGGGCGTCGGGCGCACCCCGGTGCGCGAGGCACTCAAGCGCCTGGAAATCGACCACCTGGTCATCTCCTATCCGCGGCGCGGAACCTTTGCCACGATCGTGGATATCACCGAGTTGGCCGACGTCTCTGAACTCCGCCGTTCGCTCGAACCCCTGGCCGCCCGCAAGGCCGCGCTTGGCGCCTCGGACGCTGATCGCGACGCCCTGCGTGAACTGGCGCGCGACATCGAGCGGCTGCGGGACAAGAACGTCGACAAGCGCGGGTTGATGCAATATGACCTCAGCGTTCACCGGCTGATCTATCGGGTGGCGGGAAACCCGCACCTGGAGGAAACGCTGATCCGCCTGGACAACCTGGCCACCCGCATCTGGTGCCTGGTGCTGGACAAGGTCCCGTCCGTCGCGGGGCATATCGAGGAGCATGCGGACCTGCTCGACGCCATCGTGGCAAGGGAGGCGGATGCGGCCGAGGCCCTGGCCCTGGCGCACATCACCAGCTTCGAGCAGACAATCAGGGCAGTGCTCTAA
- a CDS encoding sarcosine oxidase subunit delta: MMLIECPWCGPRNETEYGYGGEAHVAYPADPNALTDNEWAKFLFYRKNPKGLFAERWVHSAGCRRWFNAVRDTLTYEFKAVYKPGEPQPIATTNAPAQGGTK, from the coding sequence ATGATGCTCATCGAATGCCCCTGGTGTGGGCCCCGAAACGAGACCGAATACGGCTACGGCGGAGAAGCCCACGTGGCCTACCCGGCAGACCCGAATGCACTGACCGACAACGAATGGGCCAAGTTCCTGTTCTACCGCAAGAATCCCAAGGGGCTCTTCGCCGAACGCTGGGTCCACTCGGCCGGCTGCCGCCGCTGGTTCAACGCCGTGCGCGACACCCTCACCTATGAATTCAAGGCCGTCTACAAGCCTGGCGAACCACAACCCATCGCCACCACCAACGCACCAGCACAGGGAGGAACCAAGTGA
- the glyA gene encoding serine hydroxymethyltransferase produces MTATNTTLVESTLTESIATLDPEIAQRIDAELARQQRGLEMIASENHTALAVMQAQGSVLTNKYAEGYPGRRYYGGCEEVDVVETLAIERVKALFGAAFANVQPHSGAQANASVMHALIRPGDTVMGLNLAHGGHLTHGMKINFSGRLYNIVPYGVEEDTLVVDMDKVEALAIEHQPKMIVAGWSAYPRQLDFERFRAIADKVGAYLFVDMAHFAGLVAAGLHPSPVPHAHVTSSTTHKTLAGPRGGIILTNDADIAKKINSAVFPGQQGGPLEHVIAGKAVAFKIAATPEFAERQARTIAGAKILAERLCAPDVAAAGISVLTGGTDVHLVLVDLRHSELDGQQGEDLLAKVEITVNRNAVPFDPRPPMVTSGLRIGTPALATRGFSEAAFVEVADIIAETLISGTKAGNEATLAALKDRVTALANAHPLYPHLAPIGA; encoded by the coding sequence ATGACGGCCACGAACACCACGCTTGTCGAGTCGACGTTGACTGAAAGCATTGCCACCCTGGATCCGGAGATTGCGCAGCGCATCGACGCGGAGCTGGCCCGCCAGCAGCGCGGCCTGGAGATGATCGCCTCGGAGAACCACACGGCGCTGGCCGTGATGCAGGCGCAGGGCTCGGTGCTGACCAACAAGTACGCCGAGGGCTACCCGGGCCGCCGTTACTACGGCGGCTGCGAGGAGGTCGACGTCGTGGAGACGCTGGCCATCGAACGGGTCAAGGCGCTGTTCGGCGCGGCGTTCGCCAACGTGCAGCCGCACTCCGGTGCCCAGGCCAACGCCTCGGTGATGCACGCGCTGATTCGTCCGGGCGACACCGTCATGGGCCTGAACCTGGCCCACGGCGGGCACCTGACCCACGGGATGAAGATCAACTTCTCCGGGCGCCTCTACAACATCGTCCCGTACGGTGTGGAGGAGGACACCCTGGTGGTGGACATGGACAAGGTCGAGGCCCTGGCCATCGAGCACCAGCCCAAGATGATCGTCGCCGGCTGGTCCGCCTACCCGCGCCAGCTGGACTTCGAGCGCTTCCGCGCGATCGCCGACAAGGTCGGCGCGTACCTGTTCGTGGACATGGCGCACTTCGCCGGCCTGGTGGCCGCCGGCCTGCACCCGTCCCCGGTTCCGCACGCCCACGTCACCAGCTCCACCACGCACAAGACCCTGGCCGGTCCGCGCGGCGGCATCATCCTGACCAACGACGCGGACATCGCCAAGAAGATCAACTCCGCGGTGTTCCCCGGACAGCAGGGCGGCCCGCTGGAGCACGTGATCGCCGGCAAGGCGGTCGCGTTCAAGATCGCGGCCACGCCCGAGTTCGCCGAACGCCAGGCACGCACCATTGCCGGGGCCAAGATCCTGGCCGAACGCCTGTGCGCCCCGGACGTCGCGGCGGCCGGCATTTCCGTGCTCACCGGCGGCACCGACGTGCACCTGGTGCTGGTGGACCTGCGCCACTCGGAGCTGGACGGGCAGCAGGGCGAAGACCTGCTGGCCAAGGTGGAGATCACCGTGAACCGCAACGCGGTCCCCTTCGATCCGCGTCCGCCGATGGTCACCTCGGGGTTGCGGATCGGCACCCCGGCGCTGGCCACCCGCGGCTTCTCCGAGGCCGCCTTCGTGGAGGTCGCGGACATCATCGCCGAAACCCTCATCAGTGGCACGAAGGCCGGGAACGAGGCCACGCTCGCGGCCTTGAAGGACCGCGTCACCGCCCTGGCCAACGCCCACCCCCTCTACCCGCACCTCGCCCCGATTGGAGCATAA